One window of Phycisphaeraceae bacterium genomic DNA carries:
- a CDS encoding aminotransferase class V-fold PLP-dependent enzyme, with product MDTRRAFLGRAIGAAGTMGLLGAASRAIAEELSVFDGSPGDLAMNEDYWFHVQQAFSVDRSVVNFNNGGICPSPNIVQDAMRRLLEYTNRHQTSSALWGVLQPQMEGVRERVARQWGVDKEEVAFTRNASESLQICQMGMELEPGDEVLTTTLDYPRMVNTFRQRERRDGIKLVQFKLPIPLEDEDEAVRLFESHITDRTRIILMCHIINVTGQVLPVRKISAMARKRGIPVIVDGAHSFAHLDYTLAELECDYYGVSLHKWLFAPHGTGLLYVRREKIKGLWPLMAATAAQDEDIRKFEEFGTRPMANCVAIGEALTFHQGIGPARKEARMRYLRDRWARRLLAHPSGRVRMHTSLDPRFSCGLGTFQIEGVDSGKLRDVLWDRHRIFVIALKHEEFEGIRVTPSVHSTIEEVDRFSEAIERVLEKGLPG from the coding sequence ATGGATACACGGCGTGCGTTTCTTGGGCGTGCGATCGGTGCGGCGGGGACGATGGGGCTTCTCGGGGCGGCATCGCGTGCGATCGCGGAGGAGTTGTCGGTTTTCGACGGGTCTCCGGGCGATCTGGCGATGAACGAGGACTACTGGTTTCATGTGCAGCAGGCGTTCAGCGTGGATCGCTCGGTTGTGAACTTCAACAACGGGGGGATCTGCCCGTCGCCGAACATCGTTCAGGACGCGATGCGGCGGTTGCTGGAGTACACCAATCGGCACCAGACGTCGAGCGCGCTGTGGGGCGTGTTGCAGCCGCAGATGGAGGGGGTTCGTGAGCGTGTGGCGCGCCAGTGGGGCGTGGACAAGGAGGAGGTGGCTTTCACACGGAACGCTTCGGAGAGTCTGCAGATCTGCCAGATGGGGATGGAACTGGAGCCGGGCGATGAGGTGCTGACGACGACGCTCGATTATCCGCGGATGGTCAACACGTTCAGGCAGCGGGAGCGTCGCGACGGGATCAAGCTGGTCCAGTTCAAGTTGCCGATCCCTCTGGAGGACGAGGATGAGGCGGTGCGGCTCTTCGAGAGCCATATCACGGATCGCACGCGCATCATTCTGATGTGCCACATCATCAATGTGACCGGCCAGGTGCTTCCGGTTCGGAAGATCTCCGCGATGGCGCGGAAGCGTGGGATCCCGGTGATTGTTGATGGCGCGCACTCGTTCGCGCATCTCGATTACACGCTCGCGGAACTGGAGTGTGATTACTACGGGGTGAGTCTGCACAAGTGGCTCTTCGCGCCGCACGGAACGGGCCTGCTGTATGTGCGACGGGAGAAGATCAAGGGGCTGTGGCCGCTGATGGCGGCAACGGCGGCGCAGGACGAAGATATCCGCAAGTTTGAGGAGTTCGGGACGAGGCCGATGGCGAACTGTGTCGCGATCGGAGAGGCGTTGACGTTCCATCAGGGGATCGGGCCGGCGCGCAAAGAAGCGAGGATGCGGTATCTCCGCGATCGATGGGCGAGGCGACTCCTCGCTCATCCGTCGGGGCGGGTGAGGATGCACACGAGTCTGGATCCGCGGTTCAGTTGCGGGCTCGGGACATTCCAGATCGAGGGCGTGGATTCAGGGAAGTTGCGCGATGTGCTGTGGGATCGGCACCGGATCTTCGTGATCGCGTTGAAGCACGAGGAGTTTGAGGGGATACGCGTGACGCCGAGCGTGCATAGCACGATCGAGGAGGTTGATCGGTTCAGCGAGGCGATTGAGCGTGTGCTCGAGAAGGGGCTGCCGGGGTGA
- a CDS encoding SUMF1/EgtB/PvdO family nonheme iron enzyme has protein sequence MPIGNPGNAPDPFTGNLYGSVAYTYNIGQTEVTNAQYAAFLNAKAASDPFDLYNTNMAGSVGGITRSGSPGSYTYSTVSGRANNPVNFVSFWDACRFANWLHNGQSDGDTETGAYTLTPDGIWFNTITRNVGWQWAVTSEDEWYKAAYHQPASAGGDSDNYWLYPTSSNTINTSQANYNSVIGNTTPVGSYAANFYGTFDMGGNVWEWNEAVIFGNLRSHRGGSYNESDFFQRADNRMDINGGGHGFNLGFRVSQAIGLPSCPADYNGSGDVGDILDFLDFMDDFGSCTNLPSPCGQFGNPDINGDTIVDIVDFLDFIDAFAQGC, from the coding sequence GTGCCGATCGGCAACCCCGGCAATGCACCGGACCCGTTCACGGGCAATCTCTACGGCTCGGTGGCGTACACGTACAACATCGGGCAGACCGAGGTAACCAACGCGCAGTACGCGGCGTTCCTGAACGCCAAGGCCGCGTCGGACCCGTTCGACCTGTACAACACGAACATGGCTGGGTCGGTGGGCGGCATCACCCGCTCGGGCTCGCCGGGCTCATACACCTACTCGACCGTCAGCGGCCGGGCGAATAACCCGGTGAACTTCGTATCCTTCTGGGATGCGTGCAGGTTCGCCAACTGGCTGCACAACGGCCAGAGCGACGGCGACACAGAGACTGGTGCGTACACGCTGACGCCCGACGGCATCTGGTTCAACACCATCACCCGCAACGTGGGGTGGCAGTGGGCGGTGACGAGCGAGGATGAGTGGTACAAGGCCGCGTACCACCAGCCCGCCAGCGCGGGCGGCGATAGCGACAACTACTGGCTGTACCCGACATCGAGCAACACGATCAACACCTCGCAGGCGAACTACAACAGCGTCATCGGCAACACCACGCCCGTCGGCTCGTACGCCGCGAACTTCTACGGCACGTTCGACATGGGCGGGAACGTGTGGGAGTGGAACGAGGCCGTCATTTTCGGCAACCTCCGCAGCCACCGCGGCGGGTCGTACAACGAAAGCGATTTCTTCCAGCGGGCCGACAACCGCATGGACATCAACGGGGGGGGCCACGGCTTCAACCTCGGGTTTCGTGTCTCCCAAGCCATTGGCCTGCCATCATGTCCCGCTGACTACAACGGCTCCGGAGACGTGGGCGACATCCTCGACTTCCTCGACTTCATGGACGACTTCGGGTCGTGCACCAATCTTCCCTCACCCTGTGGCCAGTTCGGCAACCCCGACATCAACGGCGACACGATCGTGGACATCGTGGACTTCCTCGACTTCATCGATGCGTTCGCGCAAGGGTGCTGA
- a CDS encoding tyrosine-type recombinase/integrase, with the protein MRGRQKGRGRTDGAKRERASDVPDRRAARAAWAAGERVERKIAKQRGARIACVAREERPGETLAASAATAARTPRRPKPKRRLPPEVLTDDEVRALLDACGRYTPVALRNRALITLMYRAGLRVSEALALQPKDVDLENGVIRVLHGKGDRYRAVGLDPGAAAVVAAWLAERGRGQRVAAPANGETDPVAAAPLLCTAYGTPVTTGYVRRLMKRLGRQAGIAKRVHAHGLRHTHAAQLREEGVDVGIISRQLGHRSLLTTIRYLDHVQPTAVVDAMRGRVWETT; encoded by the coding sequence ATGCGAGGTCGCCAGAAGGGCAGGGGCAGAACGGACGGGGCGAAGCGCGAGCGGGCATCGGATGTTCCCGACCGCCGGGCCGCAAGGGCCGCATGGGCCGCAGGCGAGCGCGTCGAACGGAAGATCGCGAAACAACGTGGCGCACGTATCGCCTGTGTCGCACGGGAAGAACGACCGGGGGAAACCTTGGCCGCGTCGGCCGCAACGGCCGCCCGAACCCCGCGTCGGCCAAAGCCCAAGCGCCGCCTGCCGCCCGAGGTGCTGACGGACGACGAGGTCCGGGCCCTGCTCGACGCCTGCGGCCGATACACCCCCGTCGCGCTCCGGAACCGAGCGCTGATCACGCTCATGTACCGCGCCGGGCTCAGGGTGTCCGAGGCGCTCGCGCTCCAGCCCAAGGACGTGGACCTCGAAAACGGGGTGATCCGCGTCCTGCACGGCAAGGGCGACCGGTACCGGGCCGTGGGCCTCGACCCCGGGGCGGCGGCCGTCGTGGCGGCCTGGCTCGCCGAACGCGGCAGGGGCCAACGGGTGGCGGCACCGGCGAACGGGGAGACCGACCCAGTCGCGGCCGCGCCGCTTCTCTGCACCGCCTACGGCACGCCCGTGACCACCGGGTACGTGCGGCGGCTAATGAAGCGGCTGGGCCGCCAAGCCGGGATCGCCAAGCGCGTTCACGCCCACGGGCTGCGACACACCCACGCGGCGCAACTACGGGAAGAGGGCGTCGATGTCGGGATCATCTCCCGCCAACTCGGGCACCGGTCGCTGCTCACGACGATCCGCTATCTCGACCACGTCCAGCCCACGGCGGTGGTGGATGCGATGAGGGGGAGAGTGTGGGAAACGACATAG